One segment of Synechococcus sp. A15-24 DNA contains the following:
- a CDS encoding DUF938 domain-containing protein, with product MDQRLFFPATERNREPIGDLLETLLPADGSVLEIASGSGEHAITFQRRFPQLLWQASDPDPDHRASINAWIRHAELAGVMPDALDLDVEQRPWPLPTAVVEDLKAMVCINLLHISPATCTEALLQEACDRLPTNGLLIIYGPFCHNGCHTSASNAAFDASLRQRDPRWGLRDLDWIDALLTHHPMNLDGRHAMPANNTTLVLRRR from the coding sequence ATGGACCAACGCCTGTTCTTCCCCGCCACAGAACGCAACCGAGAGCCGATCGGTGATCTGCTCGAAACGCTGCTGCCCGCGGATGGTTCAGTGCTCGAGATCGCGAGCGGCAGTGGTGAACATGCCATCACCTTTCAACGACGCTTCCCTCAACTGCTGTGGCAAGCCAGTGATCCGGATCCCGACCACCGGGCCAGCATCAACGCCTGGATCCGTCACGCCGAACTGGCTGGCGTGATGCCTGATGCCCTGGATCTGGATGTCGAGCAGCGCCCTTGGCCCCTCCCAACCGCTGTCGTGGAGGATCTGAAGGCCATGGTGTGCATCAACCTGCTGCACATCAGCCCAGCCACCTGCACGGAAGCGCTGTTGCAGGAAGCCTGCGACCGCCTTCCAACGAATGGCCTTCTGATTATCTATGGACCCTTCTGCCACAACGGTTGTCACACCAGTGCCAGCAATGCGGCCTTTGACGCCTCCTTACGGCAACGCGACCCGCGCTGGGGATTAAGGGATCTGGACTGGATCGATGCCCTGCTCACCCATCACCCGATGAATCTCGATGGTCGTCACGCCATGCCGGCAAACAACACCACGCTGGTTCTCAGGCGACGCTGA
- a CDS encoding metalloregulator ArsR/SmtB family transcription factor, with protein MQNTLTTEQSRQTLKALSDPTRLDVIHALAEGERCVCDLTADLGITQSRLSFHLRVLRDCGLLADRHSGRWTYYRLQPDALSALEDWLAALRQHCSRSAPLCSE; from the coding sequence ATGCAGAACACCCTCACCACAGAGCAATCCCGGCAAACCCTGAAGGCTCTTTCAGACCCCACCCGTCTTGACGTGATCCACGCCCTGGCCGAGGGCGAGCGCTGCGTCTGTGATCTCACCGCGGATCTGGGAATCACCCAATCGCGCTTGTCGTTTCACCTGCGCGTGTTGCGGGATTGCGGACTGCTGGCTGACCGACACAGCGGCCGCTGGACCTATTACCGATTGCAGCCTGATGCCCTCTCCGCGTTGGAGGACTGGTTGGCCGCCCTGCGGCAGCACTGCTCCAGAAGCGCCCCTCTCTGTTCCGAGTGA
- a CDS encoding ArsJ-associated glyceraldehyde-3-phosphate dehydrogenase, which yields MRIGINGFGRIGRLVFRALWGRPGIELVHVNDPAGDAATAAHLLEFDSVHGRWDRGITSDADGFSVEGSPLTWSSEKNPTAVPWTARGVEMVLEASGKIKTPETLNPYFDQVGLKRVVVACPVKGEVAGEEALNIVYGINHDLYEPERHRLVTAASCTTNCLAPVVKVVHESFGIEHGMITTIHDITNTQVPIDAFKSDLRRARSGLTSLIPTTTGSAKAIAIIFPELKGKLNGHAVRVPLLNGSLTDAVFELKQNVSVDQVNTAFKAASEGALKGILGYEERPLVSCDYTNDNRSSIIDALSTMVVDDNQLKVFAWYDNEWGYSCRMADLTCHVVGMDA from the coding sequence ATGCGCATTGGTATCAACGGCTTCGGGCGAATCGGTCGCCTCGTGTTCAGGGCGCTCTGGGGTCGGCCCGGCATCGAGCTGGTGCATGTGAATGACCCCGCGGGCGACGCTGCGACCGCCGCTCACCTCCTGGAGTTCGACTCAGTGCATGGACGCTGGGATCGCGGCATCACCAGCGATGCGGACGGTTTCTCCGTGGAGGGATCACCACTGACCTGGTCGAGCGAGAAAAACCCCACAGCAGTGCCCTGGACAGCGCGCGGGGTGGAGATGGTGCTCGAGGCCAGCGGCAAGATCAAGACCCCGGAGACCCTGAACCCCTACTTCGATCAGGTGGGGCTGAAACGGGTGGTGGTGGCCTGTCCGGTGAAGGGTGAAGTGGCCGGCGAGGAGGCACTCAACATCGTGTACGGCATCAATCACGATCTTTATGAGCCAGAGCGGCACAGGTTGGTGACGGCTGCCTCGTGCACCACCAACTGCCTCGCTCCCGTGGTGAAGGTGGTGCACGAGAGCTTCGGCATCGAGCACGGAATGATCACCACCATTCACGACATCACCAACACCCAGGTGCCGATCGATGCCTTCAAGAGCGATCTGCGCCGGGCCCGCTCCGGCCTCACATCCCTGATCCCCACCACCACGGGCTCAGCCAAGGCGATCGCCATAATCTTCCCTGAGCTCAAGGGCAAACTCAATGGCCATGCCGTGCGGGTGCCATTGCTGAATGGATCGCTCACCGATGCGGTGTTCGAGCTCAAGCAGAACGTTTCGGTTGATCAGGTGAATACTGCGTTCAAGGCCGCCTCAGAGGGCGCCTTGAAGGGAATCCTGGGTTACGAGGAGCGCCCCTTGGTGTCGTGCGATTACACCAACGACAACCGCAGTTCGATCATCGATGCCCTCTCGACGATGGTGGTCGACGACAACCAGTTGAAGGTGTTCGCCTGGTACGACAACGAATGGGGCTACAGCTGCCGGATGGCAGACCTCACCTGTCACGTGGTGGGGATGGACGCGTGA
- the arsJ gene encoding organoarsenical effux MFS transporter ArsJ: MKLSALQQYGIVTANYWAFTLTDGALRMLVVFHFHQLGYTTLEIAFLFLFYEFFGVVTNLYGGWIGARYGLRLTLWVGTLLQILSLVMLIPVAASWPKLLSVIYVMAAQAISGIAKDLNKMSAKSAIKTVVPETPDDAQRGEKQLFKWVAILTGSKNALKGVGFFLGGVLLTAFGFNAAVGWMAAGLALAFLLTLVLPGEIGKMKSKPAFSSLFSKSQGINGLSLARFFLFGARDVWFVVALPVFLEASLGWNFEQVGAFMGTWVIGYGIVQGSAPGLRRLWGQTTSPGVSAVQFWSALLTAIPALIGVALWRDANVAVSITAGLAAFGVVFAMNSSIHSYMVLAYTDAESVSLNVGFYYMANAAGRLVGTLLSGAVFMLGRTASGGMQACLWCSSLLVLLAWLSSLRLPAPLRTAS; encoded by the coding sequence GTGAAGCTCTCCGCTCTGCAGCAGTACGGAATCGTGACCGCCAACTACTGGGCGTTCACGCTCACCGATGGTGCGTTGAGGATGCTGGTGGTTTTCCATTTCCACCAACTCGGCTACACCACCCTCGAGATCGCCTTCCTGTTTCTCTTTTACGAGTTCTTCGGGGTGGTCACGAACCTGTATGGCGGTTGGATCGGTGCGCGCTACGGCCTGCGGCTCACCCTCTGGGTTGGAACGCTGCTGCAGATCCTCTCGCTGGTGATGCTGATTCCGGTGGCAGCCAGCTGGCCGAAGCTGCTGAGCGTGATTTACGTGATGGCTGCTCAGGCGATCAGTGGGATTGCCAAGGACCTCAACAAGATGAGCGCCAAGAGCGCCATCAAAACCGTGGTTCCTGAGACCCCGGATGATGCTCAGCGGGGCGAAAAGCAACTGTTCAAATGGGTCGCCATCCTCACGGGATCCAAGAACGCGCTGAAGGGAGTCGGCTTCTTTCTGGGCGGCGTGTTGCTCACCGCCTTTGGTTTCAACGCTGCTGTGGGTTGGATGGCAGCTGGCCTGGCCCTGGCCTTCCTGTTGACCTTGGTGCTGCCAGGTGAGATCGGAAAGATGAAGTCGAAGCCGGCCTTTTCCTCCCTGTTCTCCAAATCCCAGGGCATCAATGGGCTGTCGTTGGCGCGTTTCTTTCTGTTCGGAGCGCGCGACGTCTGGTTCGTGGTCGCCTTGCCGGTGTTTCTGGAGGCTTCACTCGGCTGGAACTTTGAGCAGGTGGGTGCCTTCATGGGCACCTGGGTGATCGGTTACGGCATTGTCCAGGGTTCAGCACCGGGCTTGCGACGGCTTTGGGGACAGACGACTTCCCCTGGAGTGTCGGCTGTGCAGTTCTGGAGTGCTCTGCTTACCGCCATCCCTGCTTTGATCGGCGTTGCTCTGTGGCGCGACGCCAACGTGGCGGTTTCCATCACCGCCGGACTTGCGGCTTTCGGGGTGGTGTTTGCGATGAACTCCTCCATCCACTCTTACATGGTGCTGGCATACACCGATGCGGAGAGTGTCAGCCTCAACGTGGGCTTCTATTACATGGCCAACGCCGCAGGACGATTGGTCGGAACCCTGCTCTCCGGTGCTGTGTTCATGCTGGGTCGTACAGCATCCGGTGGCATGCAGGCCTGCCTGTGGTGTTCTTCGCTGCTGGTGTTGTTGGCCTGGCTCAGCAGCCTCAGACTGCCTGCTCCGCTGAGGACAGCCTCTTGA
- a CDS encoding thermonuclease family protein — protein MKTLMVAAGISTLLMHSPALAHESAKVLSIHNGQQLLIDVNGQGRTLRLACLQAPRSQQRLACLQAPRSQQRPWSTRALAVIQELVRPGDVGDFELRARDVYGRLVGRFLINGQDLGAELVRRGAVFSWDGFLGRCDDLDYDGIEAKAQAARRRIWSASAGVKRPWDVMEAFNDGEP, from the coding sequence TTGAAGACGTTGATGGTGGCTGCCGGCATCAGCACTCTGTTGATGCACAGTCCTGCCCTGGCCCATGAGAGCGCGAAGGTGCTGAGCATTCACAACGGGCAGCAACTGTTGATTGACGTGAACGGTCAAGGCAGAACCCTGCGCCTGGCTTGTCTGCAGGCTCCCCGCAGCCAACAGCGCCTGGCTTGTCTGCAGGCTCCCCGCAGCCAACAGCGCCCCTGGTCAACCCGCGCATTGGCTGTCATTCAGGAACTGGTTCGTCCTGGGGATGTGGGCGACTTCGAGCTCAGAGCGAGGGATGTTTACGGCCGTCTTGTGGGCCGGTTCTTGATCAACGGGCAGGACCTGGGTGCCGAACTGGTCCGTCGCGGTGCGGTGTTCTCCTGGGATGGATTCCTGGGCCGCTGTGATGACCTCGACTACGACGGCATTGAGGCCAAGGCTCAAGCGGCTCGACGCCGCATCTGGTCTGCGTCAGCTGGAGTGAAGCGGCCTTGGGATGTGATGGAAGCCTTCAACGACGGCGAACCCTGA
- the ppk2 gene encoding polyphosphate kinase 2, giving the protein MSKNHKHDMAAVLDALDHSDGDVDHPQEILVELQEGFSSDHKRLEKKTYEKELAKLQSELVKMQYWVKATGFRMIVLFEGRDAAGKGGSIKRLTEPMNPRGCRVVALGTPSDQQKTQWYFQRYVEHFPSAGEIVVFDRSWYNRAGVERVMGFATEEQVEQFYVACPQFERMLVQDGILLLKYWFSINDEEQEKRFQSRIDCEERRWKLSPMDIESRIRWVEYSKAKDIMFSKTHIPEAPWFTVEANDKRRARLNCLRHVLSKVPYEDMSPPPIEMPARPEQGDYKRPPLNEQFFVPNNYPYKD; this is encoded by the coding sequence ATGAGCAAGAACCACAAGCACGACATGGCTGCGGTGCTCGATGCTCTGGACCACAGCGATGGTGACGTCGATCACCCGCAGGAGATCCTGGTGGAGCTGCAGGAGGGGTTTTCCAGCGACCACAAACGCCTGGAAAAAAAGACCTACGAGAAGGAACTGGCGAAGCTGCAATCTGAGCTCGTCAAGATGCAGTACTGGGTCAAGGCCACCGGATTCCGCATGATCGTCCTGTTTGAAGGACGGGATGCCGCAGGCAAAGGCGGTTCGATAAAGCGTTTAACAGAGCCGATGAATCCACGGGGCTGCCGCGTGGTCGCCTTGGGGACGCCGTCTGATCAACAGAAGACCCAGTGGTATTTCCAGCGCTACGTGGAGCACTTCCCCAGTGCCGGTGAGATCGTGGTCTTTGACCGCAGCTGGTACAACCGGGCAGGTGTTGAGCGGGTGATGGGATTTGCCACCGAGGAACAGGTGGAGCAGTTCTACGTGGCATGCCCTCAGTTCGAACGGATGCTGGTGCAGGACGGAATCCTGCTGCTCAAATACTGGTTCTCCATCAATGACGAAGAGCAGGAGAAACGTTTCCAGTCAAGGATTGACTGTGAGGAACGTCGCTGGAAACTCAGCCCGATGGACATCGAGTCCCGAATTCGCTGGGTGGAATATTCCAAAGCGAAGGACATCATGTTCTCCAAAACGCATATCCCTGAGGCTCCCTGGTTTACCGTTGAAGCCAACGACAAGCGTCGGGCACGCCTCAACTGCCTGCGCCATGTGCTGAGCAAAGTCCCCTATGAAGACATGTCACCTCCTCCAATCGAGATGCCTGCGCGTCCCGAGCAAGGTGACTACAAACGGCCGCCCTTAAACGAGCAGTTCTTTGTGCCCAACAATTACCCCTACAAAGACTGA
- a CDS encoding ATP-binding protein, which yields MTRALVLRSLMLQISGWSSLLLGSWLLCLMLMQLLFGRELNRLQTLQLGRDLALNIRLTELTLERYPPALIKELTGLDLVIAVQPPGPERDDRSNDDRRRELQQELCSRLSHCPMLLPATSGETTAVQGGGQQIWIELISPLEPVWLRSAIPATRRWPPDPMLMLIALVGAVIITGVVYLLKEVEQPLRGLERGLARVGEGNDPPALQAQGAPEVQRITRRFNAMVQRLAANRQERATMLACIAHDLRAPITRLQFRLALPSLDATERQRCRHDLESLERITSQFLMYAGGGEREAPVVCPLELWLAEVVASYPSEQLHLEPTPVQARIRPIALGRAVSNLIDNAFTYGKPPIVIRLLTTKDGTSLEVWDQGSGVPTAQWSRALQPFQRLDEARGQQGHCGLGLAIVNHVMQHHDGTVTVRRGPGNPGRFAVVLTLPSEGQAKG from the coding sequence ATGACCCGTGCCCTCGTTCTGAGGTCGCTGATGCTTCAGATCAGTGGCTGGAGTTCCTTGCTGCTGGGCAGCTGGTTGTTGTGTCTGATGTTGATGCAGCTCCTCTTCGGCCGGGAACTGAACCGGCTTCAGACCCTTCAGCTGGGACGGGATCTGGCCCTGAATATCCGCCTTACAGAACTCACCCTGGAGCGCTATCCACCAGCGCTGATCAAGGAGCTCACGGGGTTGGATCTGGTGATTGCGGTCCAGCCCCCAGGACCGGAGAGGGACGACCGCTCCAATGACGATCGGCGGCGTGAATTACAACAGGAGCTCTGCTCACGTCTGTCCCATTGCCCGATGCTGCTGCCGGCAACCTCCGGCGAGACGACAGCAGTTCAAGGGGGGGGCCAGCAGATCTGGATCGAATTGATCTCACCCCTCGAGCCGGTCTGGCTGCGTAGCGCGATTCCAGCCACCCGCCGCTGGCCACCTGATCCGATGCTGATGCTGATCGCCTTGGTGGGGGCTGTGATCATCACCGGTGTGGTGTATCTGCTCAAGGAAGTTGAACAGCCACTGCGTGGTCTGGAGCGGGGCCTGGCTCGCGTTGGTGAGGGCAACGACCCTCCTGCCCTCCAGGCACAAGGTGCCCCTGAGGTGCAACGCATCACCCGACGGTTCAATGCAATGGTGCAGCGCCTGGCTGCCAACCGTCAGGAACGAGCAACGATGCTGGCCTGCATTGCCCACGACCTGAGGGCTCCGATCACCCGCCTGCAGTTTCGTCTGGCGCTGCCAAGCCTGGATGCCACCGAACGCCAGCGCTGTCGCCATGACCTTGAGTCACTCGAGCGCATCACCAGTCAGTTCCTCATGTATGCCGGAGGCGGAGAGCGTGAGGCGCCGGTGGTCTGTCCCTTGGAGCTGTGGCTGGCAGAAGTGGTGGCCAGCTACCCGAGCGAGCAACTGCATCTCGAACCAACACCTGTTCAGGCCCGCATCCGCCCGATTGCACTGGGCAGAGCCGTCAGCAACCTGATCGACAATGCCTTCACCTATGGCAAACCACCGATTGTGATCCGCCTCCTGACGACCAAGGACGGCACCAGCCTTGAGGTTTGGGATCAGGGATCAGGCGTTCCGACCGCGCAGTGGAGCCGTGCCCTGCAACCTTTTCAGAGGCTCGATGAGGCCCGCGGACAGCAGGGCCATTGCGGACTCGGTCTAGCCATTGTGAACCATGTGATGCAGCACCACGACGGGACAGTGACCGTCCGCAGGGGACCCGGCAACCCCGGCCGATTCGCCGTGGTGTTGACCCTTCCTTCAGAGGGGCAGGCCAAGGGATGA
- a CDS encoding response regulator — translation MSKTSMVWVVDDDPELRKMVGTYLIDQGYDVRCLCDVKQLEARLECQRPDLLVLDVMLPGDDGLTALRRLRDAGDDLPVVMLTARGEAVDRIIGLEQGADDYLGKPFLPRELTARIDAVLRRRMAIPAGTPLVDGEQVHFGENVLDLSARTLMKGSTAEIITSGEFSLLSAFVQHPHRPLSRERLIELARGPGSETDSRSMDVQVSRVRKLVEPDPTRPRYIQTVWGYGYVFVPDGTPRSR, via the coding sequence ATGTCGAAGACGTCGATGGTCTGGGTGGTGGATGACGACCCGGAGCTGCGCAAAATGGTGGGGACTTACCTGATCGATCAGGGCTATGACGTGCGCTGCCTCTGCGACGTCAAGCAGTTGGAGGCGCGGCTGGAATGTCAGCGCCCCGACTTGTTGGTCCTCGATGTGATGCTGCCCGGCGACGACGGTTTGACAGCCCTGAGACGACTCCGGGATGCTGGCGATGATCTGCCCGTCGTGATGTTGACGGCGCGGGGGGAGGCGGTGGATCGAATCATCGGGCTGGAGCAGGGCGCCGATGACTACCTGGGCAAGCCCTTCCTCCCACGTGAACTGACCGCTCGAATCGATGCGGTGCTACGCCGTCGCATGGCGATACCAGCAGGGACGCCGCTGGTGGATGGAGAGCAGGTGCATTTTGGAGAAAACGTGCTGGACCTCTCCGCCCGTACCTTGATGAAGGGCAGCACGGCGGAAATCATCACCAGCGGTGAATTCAGCCTGCTGTCGGCCTTTGTTCAGCACCCCCACCGTCCTTTGTCCAGAGAACGATTGATCGAACTGGCCCGGGGCCCCGGCAGTGAAACCGACAGTCGCAGCATGGATGTGCAGGTGTCCAGAGTTCGCAAACTGGTGGAGCCCGATCCAACCCGGCCTCGCTACATCCAGACCGTGTGGGGATACGGCTACGTCTTTGTCCCGGACGGCACGCCGCGCTCGCGCTGA
- a CDS encoding EF-hand domain-containing protein, with translation MKVPVMIAAASANLMLVNGLAWSMPDQGSMRVYNQRMESLFLRLDSDGNGRLEHQELNGRPAFQRQLKRKTGRDFLLLEDIRTQKGTVRGQRLTRRFRGADRNSDRRLNRREAARLPWIERHFDGLDRNRDGHVTLEELWDLQRSLAPRQRRP, from the coding sequence ATGAAGGTCCCCGTCATGATCGCGGCTGCATCGGCGAATCTGATGCTGGTCAATGGGCTGGCCTGGTCCATGCCGGATCAAGGCTCAATGCGGGTGTACAACCAGCGGATGGAATCGTTGTTTCTGCGGCTCGACTCGGATGGCAACGGCCGACTCGAGCATCAGGAATTAAATGGCCGTCCTGCCTTTCAGCGCCAGTTGAAACGGAAGACGGGGAGGGATTTCCTGCTGCTGGAGGACATACGGACCCAGAAGGGAACAGTGCGGGGTCAACGGCTGACACGCCGGTTTCGAGGGGCTGATCGCAATTCAGATCGCCGGCTTAACCGCAGGGAGGCCGCCCGTCTTCCCTGGATTGAACGACATTTCGATGGTCTTGACCGGAACAGGGATGGTCATGTGACGCTGGAGGAACTTTGGGATTTGCAGCGCTCCTTGGCTCCGCGTCAACGGCGCCCTTGA
- a CDS encoding DUF4335 domain-containing protein, translated as MLKTVHCYEQTAARLVVEGYPDLSDGQEGDTIGILSGWRLQLVGAPELEGTRDHLEAMMAAVMPYARHQLSGIGGRFGGDQGFVGIEAVDGKHQLQLRSSREGVKPLQLLLDDADLADLVRCLDRLRLDDKVKLQWTYPEDRPLARRDLLERIPLQRRLGPAALGGLVISLSTALALLLPLPQRPRTTTSVDVAEPGSRIVNETK; from the coding sequence ATGCTGAAAACAGTTCACTGCTACGAACAAACGGCCGCTCGCCTGGTGGTGGAGGGGTATCCAGATCTGTCGGATGGACAGGAGGGTGACACCATCGGCATCCTTTCTGGCTGGAGGCTTCAACTGGTGGGTGCCCCCGAACTCGAGGGCACCCGCGACCACCTCGAAGCGATGATGGCCGCGGTCATGCCCTATGCCCGTCACCAGCTCTCCGGCATCGGCGGGCGTTTCGGGGGGGATCAGGGCTTCGTCGGCATCGAAGCGGTGGACGGCAAACACCAGCTGCAGCTGCGGAGCAGTCGCGAGGGCGTCAAGCCGTTGCAGCTCCTGCTCGATGATGCGGATCTGGCTGATCTGGTGCGCTGTCTCGATCGCCTCCGCCTTGATGACAAGGTCAAGCTGCAATGGACCTATCCCGAGGATCGTCCCTTAGCTCGCAGGGACCTTTTGGAGCGGATCCCGCTGCAACGTCGACTGGGGCCAGCGGCACTCGGTGGCCTGGTGATCAGCCTGTCCACCGCCCTGGCTCTGCTGTTGCCTCTGCCTCAACGGCCAAGGACCACCACCAGCGTTGACGTGGCCGAACCAGGGTCCAGAATCGTCAACGAGACGAAGTGA
- a CDS encoding DUF3038 domain-containing protein, with amino-acid sequence MTKAPTQSGVRLSRRGVERLDLLLLTAEALDLNGGEAMLWTSHQLGLQAQFPNRVVLWKRRCHSPLRRITRRDQLDSTDAESLIALVCAMADRLYPMLHQLLSSREPEQLTQQRWELLRERLGDLIEERMNLRRGAVLRLLDPTSNAPTHHRLVSTLALVAGPGGIDRLRAFLLDPTP; translated from the coding sequence ATGACCAAAGCTCCAACCCAGAGTGGCGTGCGCCTCAGCCGACGGGGTGTTGAACGGCTCGATCTTCTGCTCCTCACGGCCGAGGCCCTCGATCTCAACGGAGGCGAGGCCATGCTGTGGACAAGTCATCAACTGGGGCTTCAGGCCCAGTTCCCCAATCGCGTTGTGCTGTGGAAGCGTCGTTGCCACAGTCCCTTGCGGCGCATCACTCGACGGGACCAGCTGGACTCCACGGATGCGGAATCGTTGATTGCCCTGGTCTGTGCCATGGCGGACAGGCTGTATCCGATGCTTCACCAGCTGCTGTCCTCCCGGGAACCTGAGCAGCTGACTCAGCAGCGATGGGAGCTCCTGCGTGAGCGACTGGGGGATCTGATCGAGGAGCGGATGAATCTCCGGCGCGGTGCTGTGCTGCGTCTGCTGGATCCGACCAGCAATGCGCCGACCCACCACCGACTGGTGAGCACCCTGGCCCTGGTGGCCGGACCTGGTGGCATCGACCGGCTGCGGGCTTTTCTGCTGGACCCAACACCCTGA
- a CDS encoding adenine phosphoribosyltransferase has product MAAMMPGVGPSRQQSLDLQTYIRSIPDFPKPGILFRDINPLLRNPAAMVEVMRRLGAICDAVQPDLIVGIESRGFIVGTPLALQRSLGFVPVRKPGKLPGAVIGVDYALEYGTDRLEIQSDALTGNPRVLVVDDLLATGGTAAATGSLVRAAGGELVGFAFVIELEPLGGRSALPDEVSAESLIRYP; this is encoded by the coding sequence ATGGCTGCGATGATGCCAGGGGTTGGACCCTCGCGTCAGCAGTCATTGGATTTACAGACTTATATACGCTCAATTCCGGACTTTCCCAAGCCGGGCATCCTGTTTCGGGACATCAATCCATTGCTGCGAAATCCCGCTGCGATGGTGGAAGTGATGCGGCGTCTTGGCGCGATTTGCGATGCGGTGCAGCCGGATCTCATTGTTGGCATTGAATCCAGAGGCTTCATCGTCGGCACGCCGCTGGCCCTGCAGCGCTCCCTTGGATTTGTCCCCGTTCGTAAACCGGGAAAACTGCCCGGAGCAGTGATCGGGGTGGATTACGCCTTGGAGTACGGCACTGATCGACTCGAAATCCAGAGCGATGCCCTGACCGGCAATCCCCGGGTGCTGGTGGTGGATGACCTGCTCGCCACGGGTGGAACTGCCGCGGCCACGGGATCGTTGGTGCGTGCTGCAGGCGGTGAGCTGGTGGGATTTGCCTTTGTGATTGAACTGGAGCCGCTTGGAGGACGTTCCGCCC